One region of Quercus lobata isolate SW786 chromosome 2, ValleyOak3.0 Primary Assembly, whole genome shotgun sequence genomic DNA includes:
- the LOC115975430 gene encoding G-type lectin S-receptor-like serine/threonine-protein kinase At1g34300 — translation MMLRFLVFLLLVPTISAAIPPGSTLYATNTNTNTNTNTNQNWSSPNSIFSLGFLPHPQYPTSFLAAIFYSGGIPIWTPTTAPVDSSASLQFLTTGSLRLVNGSGSTVWDSNTTSRGVSSASIDDSGNLVLSNSTSTVWSSFQNPTDTIVPSQNFTTSMILRSGSYSFRLRTSGNLTLLWNDTIEYHNQGLNSSYNATLTSPILGLQSIGILSIADPRLSGPATFAYSNDYAEGSDLLRFLRLDNDGNLRIYSSGRGSGTETARWAIVEDQCQVFGYCGNMGICSYNDTAPICGCPSLNFEPVDPMDARKGCKRKKETQDCPGNATMFDLDHTQFLTYSPEINSQEFFVGISACRSNCLVNPACDASTSLSDGTGQCYLKPPGFMSGYQSPALPSSSYIKICSPGIPNPLLSEPIGGKSSGLRMHTWVVAIMVIGTIFGLVALEGSLWWWCCRNNPKFGTLTAQYALLEYASGAPVQFTYKDLQRSTKGFKEKLGAGGFGSVYRGVLANKTVVAVKQLEGIEQGEKQFRMEVATISSTHHLNLVRLIGFCSEGRQRLLVYEFMKNGSLDNLLFVAENQSERLLNWEFRFNIALGTAKGITYLHEECRDCIVHCDIKPENILLDENYSAKVSDFGLAKLINPKDHRYRTLTSIRGTRGYLAPEWLANLPITSKSDVYSYGMVLLEIVSGRRNFEVSPETNRKKFSVWAYEELEKGNVKGVLDRRLADQDINMEQVMRAVQVSFWCIQEQPSHRPMMGKVVQMLEGIIEIEKPPAPNAGTDGSGNGTSINVNSNVSIFSPITASAPAPSSSSSVQLAEVSLYASGKNLERASSSLLHSV, via the coding sequence CACTAGGCTTCCTTCCTCACCCTCAATACCCCACTTCCTTCTTAGCCGCCATCTTCTACTCTGGCGGTATACCCATCTGGACTCCAACCACAGCCCCAGTAGATTCCTCTGCTTCTCTCCAGTTCCTCACCACTGGCTCTCTCCGCCTCGTCAATGGCAGTGGCAGCACCGTATGGGACTCCAACACCACCTCCCGCGGCGTCTCCTCCGCCTCCATTGACGACTCTGGCAACCTTGTTCTCTCCAATTCTACCTCCACAGTTTGGTCCTCCTTCCAAAATCCCACTGACACTATCGTTCCCTCTCAGAATTTCACTACTTCTATGATTCTGCGATCTGGGTCTTACTCCTTCCGGCTTCGTACTTCCGGTAACCTCACACTCCTTTGGAATGATACTATCGAGTATCACAATCAAGGTTTGAATTCTTCGTATAATGCTACTTTAACTTCACCTATACTAGGATTACAGTCTATTGGGATTTTGTCTATTGCTGATCCTAGATTGTCTGGTCCCGCTACTTTTGCTTATAGCAATGATTATGCCGAAGGGAGTGATTTGTTGAGGTTTTTGAGGTTAGATAATGATGGGAATTTGAGGATTTATAGCTCTGGTAGAGGGAGTGGGACTGAAACTGCTAGATGGGCAATTGTTGAGGATCAATGTCAAGTTTTTGGATATTGTGGGAATATGGGAATTTGTAGTTATAATGATACGGCTCCCATTTGTGGATGTCCGTCTCTCAATTTCGAGCCGGTTGATCCTATGGATGCTAGGAAGGGCTGTAAAAGGAAGAAGGAGACTCAGGATTGTCCTGGGAATGCTACTATGTTTGATTTGGATCATACACAGTTCTTAACATACTCTCCAGAGATCAATTCTCAAGAGTTCTTTGTAGGTATTTCTGCTTGTAGGTCCAATTGTCTTGTGAATCCTGCTTGTGATGCTTCCACATCGTTGTCAGATGGGACGGGCCAGTGTTATTTAAAGCCACCCGGTTTTATGAGTGGCTATCAGAGTCCGGCACTGCCTAGTAGTTCCTATATCAAGATTTGCTCGCCTGGGATTCCAAACCCGTTGCTTTCTGAGCCAATTGGTGGGAAGAGCAGCGGTCTGAGGATGCATACATGGGTTGTAGCTATTATGGTTATAGGTACCATCTTTGGATTGGTTGCGTTGGAGGGtagtttgtggtggtggtgttgtagAAACAACCCTAAGTTTGGGACGCTGACAGCTCAATATGCTCTTCTGGAGTATGCTTCTGGTGCTCCTGTCCAATTTACTTATAAGGATCTCCAACGCTCAACAAAGGGATTCAAGGAGAAGCTTGGAGCTGGAGGATTTGGTTCTGTGTATAGAGGTGTTCTTGCTAATAAAACAGTTGTTGCTGTCAAGCAGCTTGAGGGAATTGAGCAGGGGGAGAAACAATTCAGAATGGAGGTTGCGACTATAAGTAGCACCCATCATTTGAATCTGGTGAGATTGATTGGTTTTTGCTCCGAAGGTCGTCAAAGACTTTTGGTATACGAGTTCATGAAAAATGGGTCTCTTGATAATTTGCTTTTTGTAGCAGAAAATCAGTCAGAAAGATTGTTGAATTGGGAGTTTCGGTTCAATATTGCCCTTGGCACTGCAAAGGGGATCACTTACCTTCATGAGGAGTGCCGAGACTGCATTGTCCACTGTGATATAAAGCCAGAAAACATTCTATTGGATGAGAACTATTCTGCCaaagtctcagattttggtctAGCCAAGCTGATTAATCCGAAGGACCATAGGTACCGAACCTTGACAAGCATCAGAGGTACTAGAGGATATTTGGCACCAGAATGGCTGGCAAATCTTCCGATAACCTCAAAATCTGATGTTTATAGTTACGGTATGGTACTGTTAGAGATAGTGAGTGGGAGAAGGAATTTCGAAGTATCTCCAGAAACCAATCGGAAAAAATTCTCTGTGTGGGCATATGAAGAGCTTGAGAAGGGTAATGTCAAGGGAGTCCTTGACAGAAGGCTGGCTGACCAAGACATCAATATGGAGCAAGTCATGAGAGCAGTTCAAGTAAGCTTTTGGTGCATCCAAGAGCAACCATCACACAGACCAATGATGGGGAAAGTGGTCCAGATGTTAGAAGGAATTATAGAGATTGAGAAGCCACCTGCGCCTAACGCTGGGACTGATGGGTCTGGTAATGGAACCAGCATAAATGTAAACAGCAACGTAAGCATTTTCTCCCCCATTACAGCTTCAGCCCCAGctccctcttcctcttcatcaGTCCAATTAGCAGAAGTTTCACTTTATGCTTCTGGAAAGAATTTGGAGAGGGCCTCATCATCCCTTCTACATTCAGTTTAA